One window of the Triticum dicoccoides isolate Atlit2015 ecotype Zavitan chromosome 3B, WEW_v2.0, whole genome shotgun sequence genome contains the following:
- the LOC119280884 gene encoding uncharacterized protein LOC119280884 codes for MRREGRQRGWVRVYDRAVVDPEGKRRAVHVVDGPVVANGGFIRAPRKPTNQSKSGGLRALPRDALVQDEEPQLHPPLGDRHSGYYYTTTCQSPFRFEAAPYGWRYDAFAPEEVQAPRPPPAAARSGGRSACKGSRKFKHSEIKMYYVDAADDVDGRLDYLYDFDS; via the coding sequence ATGCGGCGCGAGGGACGGCAGCGAGGGTGGGTGCGTGTGTACGACCGCGCCGTGGTGGACCCGGAGGGCAAGCGCCGCGCCGTGCACGTCGTGGACGGCCCGGTGGTGGCCAACGGCGGCTTCATCCGGGCGCCGCGGAAGCCGACCAACCAGTCCAAGTCTGGCGGCCTCCGCGCCCTTCCCCGAGACGCACTCGTTCAAGACGAGGAGCCGCAACTCCATCCGCCACTGGGCGACCGGCATTCTGGGTACTACTACACAACGACGTGCCAGTCACCGTTCAGATTCGAGGCCGCGCCGTATGGATGGAGGTACGACGCCTTCGCACCCGAGGAAGTGCAAGCTCCTCGCCCGCCGCCGGCAGCGGCGCGTTCTGGGGGGAGATCGGCGTGCAAGGGGAGCCGCAAGTTCAAGCACAGCGAGATCAAGATGTACTACGTGGACGCGGCCGATGACGTCGATGGGCGCCTCGATTATCTCTATGACTTTGATTCATGA